One part of the Acidobacteriota bacterium genome encodes these proteins:
- a CDS encoding TolC family protein produces MQTRITFLFALLLLLGSSRAVQGQQPTDVALAKGEQLTLEHAIALALLDNRQVKTAALEVDKASDRVAAARTQRLPQFKFTASSSQLLSTLDFKFDRGVFGDYPGLGPIPSTETIISTPRKLNTVLAGQVNQPLSQLYRIGLNLKQLGVGRELAKQEVRAQQQTIVNNVKQTYYAILQTQSALRTNEETLKLYRELDRVTGEYVVQQVALKGESLEVKTRLAKAEYDALELNDTLAAQKEQLNQLLGRDIHTAFSVSPAPVFTHTEMDLDAAHQQALNQRPEMQEARLKLKQANYDRRIKKSEYLPEVSLSFNYISPQSGNFVPRQITTAGVSLSWEPFDWGRKKRELAEKDRSLTQAELNLQSAESSVLSEVNSKFRKLQQTRQLLTIGQLTQESAREQVRVAANRYNAQAALLKDVLQAQTTLADANHQYQQALLACWTARADFEKALGGDQ; encoded by the coding sequence ATGCAAACTCGAATCACATTCTTATTCGCACTGCTGCTCTTGCTGGGCAGTTCACGCGCTGTCCAAGGGCAACAACCCACCGACGTCGCGCTGGCAAAGGGCGAGCAATTAACGCTGGAACACGCCATCGCGCTGGCGCTGTTGGATAACCGGCAGGTCAAAACCGCCGCGCTCGAAGTGGACAAGGCCAGTGACCGTGTGGCGGCGGCGCGCACGCAACGGCTGCCGCAATTCAAATTCACGGCGTCCAGTTCGCAATTGCTCTCGACGCTCGATTTCAAATTTGACCGGGGCGTGTTCGGCGATTATCCGGGGCTGGGGCCGATCCCTTCGACCGAGACCATCATCAGCACGCCGCGCAAGCTGAACACGGTGCTGGCCGGGCAGGTCAATCAGCCGCTCTCGCAGCTTTATCGCATCGGGCTGAATCTGAAACAACTGGGCGTCGGACGCGAGTTAGCCAAACAGGAAGTGCGGGCGCAGCAGCAAACCATCGTCAACAACGTCAAGCAGACTTATTACGCCATCCTGCAAACCCAGAGCGCGCTGCGCACCAATGAAGAGACGCTCAAGCTGTATCGCGAACTCGACCGCGTGACCGGCGAATACGTTGTGCAACAGGTCGCGCTCAAGGGCGAAAGCCTGGAAGTCAAAACCCGGTTGGCGAAAGCCGAATACGACGCGCTGGAACTCAACGACACGCTGGCGGCGCAAAAGGAACAACTCAATCAATTGCTGGGCCGCGACATTCACACCGCGTTTTCGGTCAGTCCGGCTCCGGTCTTCACGCACACCGAAATGGATTTGGACGCGGCGCATCAACAGGCACTCAACCAGCGGCCCGAAATGCAAGAGGCGCGGCTCAAGCTCAAACAGGCCAACTACGACCGGCGCATCAAGAAGTCGGAATATCTGCCGGAAGTCAGTTTGAGCTTCAATTACATCTCGCCGCAGAGCGGCAATTTCGTGCCGCGCCAGATCACCACGGCGGGCGTGAGCTTGAGTTGGGAGCCGTTTGACTGGGGCCGCAAAAAGCGCGAACTGGCCGAAAAGGATCGCAGCCTGACGCAAGCCGAACTCAATTTGCAGAGTGCCGAAAGCTCGGTGCTGAGCGAGGTCAACAGCAAGTTCCGCAAGCTGCAACAGACGCGCCAATTGCTGACCATCGGGCAACTGACCCAGGAATCGGCGCGCGAACAAGTGCGCGTCGCGGCGAACCGCTACAACGCGCAAGCGGCGCTGCTCAAAGACGTGCTGCAAGCGCAGACCACGCTGGCCGATGCCAATCACCAATATCAACAAGCGTTGTTGGCTTGCTGGACGGCGCGCGCCGATTTCGAGAAAGCCCTCGGCGGCGATCAATAA